The region CTTCAAAGCTGACTGTCTGCAAAGGTGTGGGCCCAGAAGCCTGCACAGTCGCCATTGGGCTGCCGACTGGTGTTGGCCCCTGAATGATCACGCCTGGCAGCCGCTGAAACTCTTCATAAGAGACTTGTTGCGGCTGCATCTGTGCAAACTGGCTTTGTGGAGTGCTCATTCGCTGGCTCGAATTGAATTCGGGAATTGGCATCGGGGTCATCGGAGACATCGGAGCAGGAGTTGTCACTGGGGGCACAGGTGGTACGGGTGCCATTTGGCTGGCTGCCGGCGCACTCGGCATGTAATTGGCGCCCACACTGGCGGCAGAGCCGCATGATGAACAGCCACCGGTATCGCCGCCGAGGAGGAAGCCACCAGCGCCACCACATCCGCAATCATCAGTCGGAGTTGCCATGCCGCAGCAATCGCTGCCACCTAAACCAAAGCCACCGCATTTTCGGGCAGCACGCTTGGCTCGCCAGTGCTGAACTTTTCTTTGGAACCAGGTGCTGTGTCCGCAGCCAGCAATCACAGCTTCACAAGGATCCGGGGTGCAGGGATTCACGCAGGCGTATTGCCGCGGGCAGCAACAGCCGGCGGCAAACATAATGGCCATTGCAGCCATTCCAAGGGAAAGTAGCGACTTCATGTCATGTCCTTGTGAGATGCAGTTGCGGAGGGGTTCGAGGCGGGATTTGTGAAAACAGGCAAGACAGGAGATCTGCAGGTCAATCTCCCTGTGAGGCATTGCACCCCACAATCAGGTTATCGGCATGATGATTGGGCAAACTTTGACGCTTTAGTCTTTTTTCCAGATTTTTTTTGAGATTTTCTCAGGCTTGCGCTAAAGTCTGACACCACCACAGGTTCAACAATCGCAAGCTCTTTCACAATCGGCCTGAGAATGTTGAATCCGGGCGTTTTTGGAAAATTTCCATTTTTTCGAGTTTTCCGTGCGAACCTCAACAGCCATGATTGCGTCATAGTCTGCGTGGCGATAATGCATTCGTAATCACTGGGATTGTTGAAACATCTCTTGATGTTTTCTGTACAGATCGCCAGTATTCATTGGGCTTTGTGAAAGCCTAAGGTTAACGAGTGTGTTTCTTGATGGGCTTGCCGAGTGGCACCCACCACACATGATTGAGTGATCAGGAAAGAACCGAAACAGCTTTACAGTTCGATTCCAAAAAGGAAGCTGCGGCAAGTCCGCAGGGGGTTTAACGATGAACCAGTTCAACGGCATTGCTATTGCAAACACCACGACCATTGTCGCCGCAAACATTGCGACAGTCGCCGCCGCCGCTCTGGGTCATCGTGGATCGACACGTCTTGATAATTCGTTACTCAAGATGTCGAAACGATCACCCCATCACGAAGAGTCGTTTTCCACGGTGAATGAATCACCCTGTTATCTGCGTAGTTATCGACCCAGCGAGGTCGTAGTACGTCAGGTACAGGTTGTACAGCCGGGGCAAGGAAACGACTTGTGCTGCGTCAGTGATCCGCAAGTCTCCGTCTGGATGATGCCAGTCAGCTTTTGGCTGAATTGGCTTTCAGGCGGCAGATGGCAGGCTTTCGGTGCAATAAGCACCGGTTTTGGCCTGCAGCCTGTTTGTGCTGGCTAATTGCCAGTTCAAGCACAGCGGTCGTCTGCAACGGAAGATTTCTCCAGTTTGGCTGGCGAAGTCTTTATCACAGGTCAACTCAAGCAGAGTTCCTTCGTCGCAGGCCGATCCGCAACGGATGACTGAATCGAGTTCCCCTGCGGTTGATCTGAAGCTTTCGCTTCATCAGCCGTAAAGGTTCTCGATGCAGGGAGTGGCAAATGGAAAACCTCCTTTTGACCACATTGGGCATTTCTCACAGGGTTGTTTCCCTGGGGATCTGCAAATGACTTCCTGAATTTCCTGCTTGTTTTCTGGCGGCATCGTCAGGCAAAGCACCTCCTGCTCAGCGGATGGCGTTCTACGAGTGAACTCGGCAGATGTCCCCTCCTCGCGATCAGTCCCATGGCTTTGTCTCGACCGCATCAAAACAGCAGAACAGTGATATCTGCCTGAGCCACGGTGGCCTTTATGCCCGAGGGTGAATGCAGGTTGGGATCGAATAAATATGGTTGATGAATTGGAATTGTTGCAGTTAGTGGAATTGGCTCAATCAGGTGACCGGCAGGCTTTCGGTGTGCTCGCCCGGCAGTTCGAATCGACGATTTTCGCGATTGCTTTGCGGCGATTGCGAAATCGGACTGAAGCTGCCGAGCTGACACAGGATGTCCTGGTTCAGGCCATGCGGAAGCTGCCTCAGTTGCGGGAACCAGAACGGTTTGCCGGCTGGTTGCGGCGAATCACCGTGCGGATGGCCATCAACCGGGTAGTCCGTCGCCCGAAGGAAACGATCAGCAGCCCCGAAATCTTCGGAAACATCCGGGGCGAAGGTCGGTCTCCGCTGGAGCATGTTTTGAAGGGTGAAGCGGCGGGAGAGGTGAAGGCTGGGCTGCGAAAGCTGCGGGCATTGGATCGAGCCACGTTGTTGGCCTTTTACTTTGAAGGTCAATCACTGATCGAAATGAGCCAGCAGTTCCAGAGTCCGGTCGGCACTATCAAGCGCAGGCTCCACACAGCTCGTAACCGATTGAAGGATGTGCTCACACATCTTCAGCCGGCTTAAGTTCTGTGGAGGACGCCCCGCACATGTCCATCCGCAAAACTCTTGAACCGGCCGATTTATGGTGTTCAGTAACGACAGCCCGCGACATGAGCTCATGTCGCGGGCTGTTCTCATACACTTCATCAATTTGCTCTATGAATCATAAGTCAAGAGGTCATCATGTCGAAGAATTTGTCCCGACCCACACATCCTTTGAGAATCAACTCCCCACTTGACGAAGTGAAGTCCTGAGATTGGTTACAGATCAATCCCGAGTTCTTCGATCTTTCGGTAGAGGCTCGACAGGCCCAGTTTGAGTCGTTTTGCCGCTTCTCGTTTGTCGGGGCAAAGCTTTAGAACTCGAAGAATATGCATCTTCTCGTAGTGACGAATCGCTGTTCGCAGATCATCGGTATCAGGCAGTGGTTGAGAGATTCCCACGAGATCTGGTGGCAGGTCTTTGGGCGTAATCTGCGTTGAATCACAGAGCATAACCGCCCGTTGAATGGCATTATCGAGCTGCCGGACATTCCCTTTCCAGTTCGCAGTCAGCAACAGGCGGATCGTTTCACTGGTGGCACTGGTCACGCGGCGATTCATCACTTTGCTGTGGCGGGCGATAAAAAAATCGACCAGTTCCGGGATATCGTCGAGCCGGTCTCGAAGTGGAGGAATAAGCAACTTCACTCCGTCCAGCCGGTAGAACAGATCGTCCTGAAAGCGTCCTTCAGCAATCTCCTGTGCCAGGTCGCGCGACGACGACGCGATGATACGGCAGTGAATTTTGGCGGCATCAGCGCTTCCTAACGGGAGTACCTCACTGTATTCCATAGCTCGCACGAGTTTGGCCTGCATGGCTAGTGGCAGCAGAGTGATTTCATCCAGGTAGACAGTGCCGCTCTCCGCAGACCGAAACGCTCCCGATTGTTCACCACTCCCTGGAATTGTTCCCGCCGCTGCTCCAAAGAGCTGGCTCTCAAGCATTTCAATCGGGCGCATACCGCAATGAATCGCCAGAAACCGCTCGTCTTTTTTGGGCCCCCACTTATGGATCATGCGGGCAAATAGTTCTTTCCCGGTACCGGATTCACCCACCAGCAGCACATTGGCATTGGCTAAAGCCACTTTTCGGGCAGAATCCTGAACTTCGCGCAGAATCGTGCTGGAACCGACAATCTCATCGCCATCATCCCGGCGGGCTAACTCGCGCCTTAGGATCTGGTTTTCGAGATACAGATCGCGGTATTGAAACAGTCTGGCCAGCTTATTGGCGAGATCATCGAAGATCACCGGCTTGACGAGATAATCAAAAGCCCCGGACTTAAACGCTTCGACCGCATTCTCGACTGTGGCGTAGGCCGTGATGATCAAGCCGGAAACTCCGGGCGTAATCTGCTGCAGCTTGCGGAGCAGCGCCAGACCATCACCATCCGGGAGCTGAACATCACAGACCGCAACTTGAAACTCACGTTCTCGAGCCAGCTTCAAAGCCGTGGCCACATTGGGGGCCGCCATGGCCTGATAGCCTTCATCCGTCAGAAACTCCAGCAGCGATGTCCGGATGATCTCTTCGTCTTCAACGATCAGCACACTGCGGGTGTATTTCATGTGGCCGTCTTTGTCACAGCAACTGGTCATCTGGTATGAAAAGCTCACTGAAATTCAGAGTTTTCGCAACCTGTCAAAAACCCCTTAAGCAATCACTTTGGAGACGCTGATATCAACCCATGTATGAAATTCAGCATCTGGAGCCAGAACTCGTAGACCGGCTGATAACCCCTGACTCTCCAGATTAATGGCATCAGTGGGGCAGGTATAAGGTTCTATACAGATTGAAGGTCGCCCTGCTGGAGTATAGACCACCACATCGCGAAAGATCGGTGGGCAGGTCTGCACCACTTGCAGGCCGGCAGCTTCGTCAATGAGCGTCATATCGAACTGCGGGCCGTCATAATCGAGCGAAGTGAAAATGTCGTCGAGCTTCAAAGTCGAGACATATTCACCACTTTGGAAGTCCAGCTCGTTCTGAATGGCGTCGATCTTCCCTGTGGGCAGACTCTCCACCAGTTCAAACTGCTGAGTGACAGGGAGTTCAATCACGCAGTCTTCCCACCGACCCCGGGCAGAAAGTGGCAGGCGAAAGTAAGGATGCGTTCCCAAGCCCCACGGGATGGGTCTGGAACCAACATTGGTAATCCGGAAATTCGCACGCAGCCGGTTATGAATGAGTTCGTAATCGACGCACAGCAGGAAATCACCCGGCCAGAGGCTCATGCGATCAGGAGCATCGACACTTAACTGGAATTCGCCGGTCACAAAATCATTCCCATGAGCCGTCACACGCCAAGGACGGTCGTAAACAAATCCGTGGATGGCATTCTTTCCCTGCGAGTTCAGAGGGAGCTGATAATCCTGGCCTGCCCAGCGGAAGTGACCACTGCGAATTCGATTCGGGAATGGAAAAAGGATCGGAATCCCACCGCTGGAAGGTTTCGCAGTCCCCAAGGCAAAATCTGCCGGTGCATCCAGCACTTCCACCGGCTGCCCGTCAATCACGGCTGTGAATTGGAAGCAGTTGAACCCCAGGTCGGGAAGAATGGTGGCCTTGGCACCCGTCTGCTGATCAATGAGTTGGATTAAATTTGTCATGAAACGAAAGCTTTCGAAGGGGCTTTTGCATGGAAACGCAAATCCATCCCCTGCGGATCATAGGCAACTTGATAAACTCGGTGGAACGGATGATAACGACTTTTGTCCGCCGATACCTCTCTCTCGAGAAGGTCTTCACCATCTGGATCTTCACCATCTGGAGAAGTGCAGAGCAACGGCCCTGTGACATACCAACCTTTCATCAGCACCGAGAATCAACTCGTAACAAGCACCACTGATTTCCTTGTTTTTCGCTGACCTGGATCCTGGGATCATTGATGAACTTTCTGCAGATCGGAAACAAACTGTCAGGCTTAGAACAACGAAAACTGCGCTGGATTGGCCTGGATGAAGCGGGGCTGGGACCGAACCTGGGACCGCTCGTGATTACCGCCACGGTCTGGGAAACCCCCCTTGCCTGGTGGCCTTCCTCAACTCAAGGTCAAATTCCTCAGTGTCTGAATGCCGCATCGAACACATTCTGGGAAAGCCAAAGTAGCGCCATCACCCAGACGACTTCGCGTGAGGAGACACGCCTGCACATTGCCGATTCCAAAGCCGTCTACTCGACATCACGCGGCCTCGACTCACTGGCCGCATCTGTCAATGGGCTGCTGCATGTGTGGCATGCCGGCGCTGATTCTTCCTGCAAAAGCCTTCCGGCCAATATCGGAGAGCTGGTTGATCTGGTCGAACAATCGTCGCCCGCAAAACATCAAACAAGCGAAATCATCGAACCCTGGTTTGCTGACTTGAAGGCCATTCCATTACCAGGTCAACAGCTGACTTCAGTTCAGGAAAGTGCCATCTCGAATTGGCTCAATGTCTGCTGCGAGGCACAGATCGAGTTGACAGCGATTCATTCCCGAGTCGTCTTTACTCCGGAATTCAACTATCGAGTGAAGAGTACAGGCAATAAATCAACCGCAGTCTCAGAAATCGCCTTCGAATTAATGCAAAAAGCTGTTCAAGAAATACTGGCGAACGATCCCGCTGCGCCGATCCTTCTGCTGAGTGATCAGCATGGTGGCCGCAAAAACTACGAGGCTCTATTAGCCAATTACTTTCCAGATGCCTGGTGGAAGACTTTGCCTGCCACCGGTGAAGGTCGCTACTATCTGGCAGAAAATATTTTTGCGTCGTTTGCCCCCCGTAGTGAAAGCTATCTACCAGTCGCAGCAGCTTCTCTGGTATGTAAGTATCTACGCGAATGCTGTATGCACGCTTTTAATCACTGGTGGTTGCAGCAACTCCCAAAGATTAAACCCACTCAAGGTTATCCGCAGGATGCGCGACGTTTCCGTGCCGAAATCGTCGAGTATTGCCAGAAACATCAACTCGAAGAAGATCTCTGGTGGCGTTGCAAGTAGCTCTTGCTAACTCCTGTCAGCCATTCGTGCCGGGTGGTGTCCTGCGGAAGAGTGGCGAGATGGTTTGCCAGATTGTCGTAAAGCCTTGCCTCAGCCCTTGCCAGAGCCATTGAGTGGCAAAGCGCAGGTTGGCTCCCACAGACGATCGATCGTAAGCCACAAGATCAACCAGCAGCACCGCAATCCCGGCTCCGAGCATCATCTTCCAGAGCGGTGTATCTCCCGCCATGTATTCGATCAGTTTGATGATAAAGTCGGTCGCAGCAATCGCCAGCATGACAAAACCTGCCGATTGCAAAGGACGCTGTCGGACAGGCTCACTCATGACTCTCTCCTGGATTTCAACACTCCGACAATCTCACCGATAGAAAATCTATATCGTCTTTAGCGACCTTCATTCGTAAATGGCGGCTTATCAAACTTGTCTTTCGTCCCCGTCAGACGTGGATCACCGGTCGAAATCAATTCCTGCTCCATGCGTTCTCGCAACTCTCGAATGGTCGCCTTCACTTGAGGATCCTCTGCACTGGCACCGATGGCCAGATTTACCATCTGATGCGGATCGTTTTTCAAGTCGTAAAGTTCGACTTCTGGCCGCTGGTTAAACGAAAGAGTATAAGCCAGACCTGCCGAAGAGGGATTCATCACGATCCACGCTTTCGTAATCCCCGCATCCATATCCGCAAACGTCGCGCGTGTGTTTTCGGCCAGAACATTGAAATCCCATCCTGCTGGTGGAGTCGGTGCGCCATCGCCCATGGGTGAACGCTCGGGATGATAGTTTACTACCAGTAGATGCTCCGGCGTGCGTATTGCTCTTTGCGGATAAGGCAATCGTCCCGCACGGGCATTCTGCACATGCCGCTCACGACCAATCAGCACATGCGACCGCCGAGGATCAACATGCCCGGCAGCATCCGACTGCAGAATGGGGAGCAGACTTTTGGCAGTCATCACTTCAGGGACAGGGACACCCGCCATCTGCAAAATCGTAGGTGCCAGATCCGGGAGTGAAACCAGATCGTGAACAACTCTCGGTTCAGCAGTTGCATCTGGCTTTGCCAAGGCCAACCTTTTGATACCAGGGCCGCACATCGCCAGAGGAACCCGCGTACCAAAATCGTAGAGGTTGCACTTTCCATAGGGAAAGCCGGGGGGGCCGTGATCGCCGCTGATAATGAAGACGGTATTTTCCCACAGCCCCTTATCCTTGAGTTGCTGAATCAAGACTGCCACCTGGGCATCGAAGGCCTCGATCTCACCCAGATAGTCGGCTACATCCTCACGAACTTCGGGAACATCCGGGAAAAATGGAGGGAGTTGCCCCTTGAGAGAATCAGGGTTGATCCCCCACAGAGCTTGGCCCGAGCCACGCACCCAGAGCCTGTGGACATTGGTCGGGCCATACCAGTAACAGAAGGGCCGACCTTCCGGCCGGGCTTTGAGAAAATCGTCGAAGTTCCCCGAAGTTTCCGCCAGCAACTCCTCGCGGGCCGCTTCGATGGTAGAACCCTCACTCACCAGTTTGGTGGCTGTTTCAGAGAAATTGTTGATTCTCCGCCCACGCTGTTCATAAGCGAAGCGGCGTCCTCCATATGGAGCATCGGCCGGAGTCCCCGGACTCCAGACTTTGTACGATTTTCCAATATGATAGCCCGCTTCGTTCAACAGCAGCGGCCAGGCAGGGATGGCATCATCCCACTGAGCACCCACCAGAATGGCACCCATTCCCGTTCGCCAGAAATGCTGTCCAGAAAGCAACGAACTCCGGCAAGGAGTACACGAAGGGGCATTCACAAAGGCATGCGTAAAGAGCACACCATTTCGAGCCACTTCGTCAAACGCTGGTGTTTTGACAAATTGATGCAGCGCAATGGGATCTTTCCCTTGACCAGTTTCCTGATAAATCGACGCAATCCGGCCCCAATCATCGGCGAAAGCAAAGACAAAATTGGGCCGGCTGGCAGCTTGTGGATCAGCCCCCAGAACTGGAGCAGCTGTCAAACAGGCGAAGCCAGCCAGCACCAGCCATAACCTTCCGAAAATTGATTCCGGTTTCTCGGGACTGCCCTCTCGAATCTGGCAACCACGATGGGGAAAAATCTGATCCATCATCTTGTTGTTCCATAACTCTCTGCGGCCAAAGCAGACATTCAGGGCTGTTCCAGAGTAGCCCGCCCCAATCGTCACTCGCCTTAGCTTGCTGGTGAAAAACTCAATAGCCAGTCTGCCGCCCCGAGTTCTTTGACGCAATCTTCGTCTCGACGAATACGATCAGTCGGTGCTCTCAAACGGAGGCCACGGTCGATTTTTTCCAGCCACCTGTGCCGGCTCATCCCAATCACCGGACAGAAAAAAATTCTTGCGATCATGATGCTCAGCCGCTAATTTCGTGCGTATACGTATGAAAACCGTGGAGACTGATCGGATGAAGACCGCCAGAGACCAGCTGCCTATGGTGCTGCGTGCCGCTTATCTGGCACTCCATCGGCAATCAGATCATCGCTTTGCCGAATATGGTGTCACAGCCGATCAGTTTGTCCTCCTCGCCACATTGCATCGCGGCGAAGCTCTTACCCAGCGCGAACTGGCGCGGCGGATGCCCTCAGATCCCAGTACTGTCCGGGCCATGCTGGTGCTGCTCGAAAAGCAGGGGTTGATTCAAAGAAAAACTCATCCCACCGATGCTCGTGCCAGAACCGTCGCACTGACTCCGCAGGGTGAGAAATTGTTTCAAAAGCTCTGGCAGGCTGGTGAACCCATCCGCAAGCAAATTCAGAACTCACTTCCCCCCGGCACAATTCAGGATCTCGTCCGGCTGCTTCAATGTGTGGCCACTGGTCTGAATACTGACCTCCATACAGACCTTGAAACGGTCACTTGACACACTTTCCCCGGCTCTCCAGAGGATGCGTTATGAACATGTTAACTTGGCGATATCTGGCTCTGACTCTGCTCACGGTATTCGCGATCTCTGCGAATTCAACAGCCGATGAAACCAGGCTCACCGCTCCTCCAGAAGGCTACGATGTGCGGCGGGAAGGGATTGAGCACGGGAAGATCGAACTCATCGAATACGATTCGAAAACGGTGGGCGTCAAACGCAAAGCTCGCGTCTATACGCCTCCCGGGTACTCCTCCGAAAAAAAATACCCCGTGCTCTATCTGCTCCACGGTATCGGTGGAGATGAGAATGAGTGGTATCGCCAGGGCACCCCCGAAGTGATTCTTGATAATCTCTACGCCGAGGGAAAACTGGTGCCCATGATTGTGGTGTTGCCCAATGGCCGGGCGGCTAAGGATGTCGGGCCACGAGATCCGATTCCAAAGCAATCACCCGCCTTTGCAGCTTTCGAACAGGATCTGCTCGACGATCTGATTCCGTGGATCGAAAAAGCCTATTCCGTCCAATCGGATCGAGAATCCCGAGCACTGGCCGGCTTGTCGATGGGTGGTGGTCAATCGTTGAACATTGGCCTGAAAAACCTCGATACCTTTGCGTGGGTCGGCGGCTTTTCGTCAGCTCCCAATACGAGACGACCTGCGGAACTGCTGGATGATCCCGCGGCAGCGAGGCAGAAGCTCAAGCTGCTTTACGTGGCCTGTGGCGATCAGGACAGCCTCTTTCGCATCAGCGAAGGTGTCCACAAAAAACTCGATGAAGAGAGTGTGCCTCATCTCTATCGAGTGATCCCGGGTGGTGCCCACGATTTCAAAGTCTGGAAGAGCGATCTCTACCACTTCGCCCAGCGGATTTTTCGTGCCCCCACCTGATAAATCCCTTGGCTGAAAGTCGGCACCGTTATGTACCGTCTGCTGGACAACCTGTGTGTCGTCTGGGTGGCATTGCTGGCTCGCCCAGCGGTCGTTTCTGGTGAGCTTGCTGAGGGTCATCTATCGATGCCATTCGAGCTGAATCTCGGGCCAAATGGCATCTTTGGCAGTTGAAAACCTTCGGAAATCCGTGTCATGCTTGCGGCTCTGAGCAAGCGTGTGTTCTTTTCCTTCGGCGAACAATACCAAGCGCAAATCCGGCATCCTCACTCCGAGCCGTAAGCATTGCACGAAGAGTCTTTCTCTCTGCGTAAGCAACTTATGTAGAGTTTTGCACGGACTTTCTTGTGACTTTCGTCACCCAGACGTTCAAAGCCACGTCTGGGCCACCCTGCAGGATTTGGGGTCACGATGATCCCTCACAAAAGACTGTGGAGCATGCCTGCATCGATCCGCGGGTATGCTCCACAAAGACTGGCTCACTCGACGACGATCGTCTGCAACCCAGTTCAATCAGGCCGGGTGACTGGTCGAGGGAGTTGTGACCTGTGCTGCAGGAGTTGGGGGTGGGCCGTGTTTTTTGGGGTGAGGTGTAAAGTAGGCCACAATCACAATGCAGAT is a window of Planctopirus limnophila DSM 3776 DNA encoding:
- a CDS encoding sigma-54-dependent transcriptional regulator; the encoded protein is MKYTRSVLIVEDEEIIRTSLLEFLTDEGYQAMAAPNVATALKLAREREFQVAVCDVQLPDGDGLALLRKLQQITPGVSGLIITAYATVENAVEAFKSGAFDYLVKPVIFDDLANKLARLFQYRDLYLENQILRRELARRDDGDEIVGSSTILREVQDSARKVALANANVLLVGESGTGKELFARMIHKWGPKKDERFLAIHCGMRPIEMLESQLFGAAAGTIPGSGEQSGAFRSAESGTVYLDEITLLPLAMQAKLVRAMEYSEVLPLGSADAAKIHCRIIASSSRDLAQEIAEGRFQDDLFYRLDGVKLLIPPLRDRLDDIPELVDFFIARHSKVMNRRVTSATSETIRLLLTANWKGNVRQLDNAIQRAVMLCDSTQITPKDLPPDLVGISQPLPDTDDLRTAIRHYEKMHILRVLKLCPDKREAAKRLKLGLSSLYRKIEELGIDL
- a CDS encoding RNA polymerase sigma factor; this translates as MVDELELLQLVELAQSGDRQAFGVLARQFESTIFAIALRRLRNRTEAAELTQDVLVQAMRKLPQLREPERFAGWLRRITVRMAINRVVRRPKETISSPEIFGNIRGEGRSPLEHVLKGEAAGEVKAGLRKLRALDRATLLAFYFEGQSLIEMSQQFQSPVGTIKRRLHTARNRLKDVLTHLQPA
- a CDS encoding sulfatase family protein, with product MMDQIFPHRGCQIREGSPEKPESIFGRLWLVLAGFACLTAAPVLGADPQAASRPNFVFAFADDWGRIASIYQETGQGKDPIALHQFVKTPAFDEVARNGVLFTHAFVNAPSCTPCRSSLLSGQHFWRTGMGAILVGAQWDDAIPAWPLLLNEAGYHIGKSYKVWSPGTPADAPYGGRRFAYEQRGRRINNFSETATKLVSEGSTIEAAREELLAETSGNFDDFLKARPEGRPFCYWYGPTNVHRLWVRGSGQALWGINPDSLKGQLPPFFPDVPEVREDVADYLGEIEAFDAQVAVLIQQLKDKGLWENTVFIISGDHGPPGFPYGKCNLYDFGTRVPLAMCGPGIKRLALAKPDATAEPRVVHDLVSLPDLAPTILQMAGVPVPEVMTAKSLLPILQSDAAGHVDPRRSHVLIGRERHVQNARAGRLPYPQRAIRTPEHLLVVNYHPERSPMGDGAPTPPAGWDFNVLAENTRATFADMDAGITKAWIVMNPSSAGLAYTLSFNQRPEVELYDLKNDPHQMVNLAIGASAEDPQVKATIRELRERMEQELISTGDPRLTGTKDKFDKPPFTNEGR
- a CDS encoding aldose 1-epimerase; its protein translation is MTNLIQLIDQQTGAKATILPDLGFNCFQFTAVIDGQPVEVLDAPADFALGTAKPSSGGIPILFPFPNRIRSGHFRWAGQDYQLPLNSQGKNAIHGFVYDRPWRVTAHGNDFVTGEFQLSVDAPDRMSLWPGDFLLCVDYELIHNRLRANFRITNVGSRPIPWGLGTHPYFRLPLSARGRWEDCVIELPVTQQFELVESLPTGKIDAIQNELDFQSGEYVSTLKLDDIFTSLDYDGPQFDMTLIDEAAGLQVVQTCPPIFRDVVVYTPAGRPSICIEPYTCPTDAINLESQGLSAGLRVLAPDAEFHTWVDISVSKVIA
- a CDS encoding MarR family winged helix-turn-helix transcriptional regulator, with protein sequence MKTARDQLPMVLRAAYLALHRQSDHRFAEYGVTADQFVLLATLHRGEALTQRELARRMPSDPSTVRAMLVLLEKQGLIQRKTHPTDARARTVALTPQGEKLFQKLWQAGEPIRKQIQNSLPPGTIQDLVRLLQCVATGLNTDLHTDLETVT
- a CDS encoding alpha/beta hydrolase, with product MNMLTWRYLALTLLTVFAISANSTADETRLTAPPEGYDVRREGIEHGKIELIEYDSKTVGVKRKARVYTPPGYSSEKKYPVLYLLHGIGGDENEWYRQGTPEVILDNLYAEGKLVPMIVVLPNGRAAKDVGPRDPIPKQSPAFAAFEQDLLDDLIPWIEKAYSVQSDRESRALAGLSMGGGQSLNIGLKNLDTFAWVGGFSSAPNTRRPAELLDDPAAARQKLKLLYVACGDQDSLFRISEGVHKKLDEESVPHLYRVIPGGAHDFKVWKSDLYHFAQRIFRAPT